The sequence AGCTCCCTGTAAATGGCGTAGACTTGGTCGAAGTTCGTAACAGTATTGCGACCAGCCCTAAGCAGGTCATCCCTACTGAGTTTATTACCGTTGGGATCAAGTATCTCGAGAAGCCCTTTATCCATTAGGTATAGGGCCTCGACAATTGATAGCTGTAGTGGTGTGGTCACGCCCTCAACCTCATTAAGCTTCACCTTATCCTCATTAACGAACTTGCCGTAAAACCCCATTGAGTACAATTTCCTGGCCTCATTGATGTCCGTAACAACCACAGCACCACCTATTAAGTAACCCCTAAACACGGTATTTGGCGTATTATAGTTGTTAAAAACCAAACTCCTCTTGCCTACGAATAGCCTCATGATGTTTCATGGATGTTTGCTCACTCCCTTGAAGCCCTAATTGTCGCTATGCTCATGTCGGCAACGCCCAACCTCCTCATCTCCTCCTCATTGCACCAAACCTCATTCTTTGGTACGTCATCACTGGGTATTACTGTGAACACGTACTTCCTCTCCCTAGAACCACCACCAACGAGGACTACCTCTGCCTTGTCCCTTATCTCCAACTCCCGCATTACCTCTGGGTGCATTTTGACCTTACCTTCGTCAACGTCACCCCTACGCCTAATCCTCAACCTCCTTTCACGTCTCTCCTTCTTCTCCTCGGGCTTAATACCACTTGGTGTTAGGAAGCCCGGTATTAACAGTCTCCTCGCCGGTTTACTCTCGCTTGGCTTACTCTCGCTCATCAATTAACCATGGCTGGACACCTTTATTTATGTTTAGCTTCATTGATTATACCCAACTCCCTGGCGCAATCATTGCAATACCTACTAAGGCCAACCCTAACACTATCCCTCCTACAAACCAACCTACCACACCTGGTGCAATGCCCAATGGCAAGCCTTGAGCGGCAGACCTGGCATAGGGTTGCTGAGCAGGCCTTGCATACGTTCATTGAGTGGTCAAAGTCATCATTACACACGTACCTACCGCAAACACGGCACCTAATCGTTGCCGGTTTCTCCTCACAAATTTCACAAAACCTAACCAACCTAATGTCTGTGTTGTTTTTACTTCGTTTTAAATACTTAATCGAGTGATGCCAGGTACTGGAGTATGTCGGTCCTTGTTATTATTCCAACGGGCTTAGCGCCACTAACCACTATTAATCTGCCTATCTTGTTGACGGTCATGAGTTTCATGGCGTCATATAGATCGGCTTCCTTATCGATGGTGGGTACGTCCCTCCTCATGTAATCCCCAACCTTAGCGTTTAGGTTGCCCTCATAGTAAGCCCTAGCTATTTCGCTCGTGGTTATTAAACCAGCTATCCTATCATCATCATCTACCACCGGTAATGCCCTAATCTTCTTCTCGGCGAAAACCCTGGCTGCATCCCTTAATGGCGAGCCATGTCCTATGGTTGTCACGTTCTTGCTCATTAGCGTCTCGACCTTGACCTTGGGTATTGCTATTAACTTGTTTATGGAAATTACGAGTTCCCTGAGTCCCTCGTTCTTCTCCGTAATAATGCCTTCAATAATCACCCTACTGTTTGCCGTGGGTCCAATCTTGACATTATCACCAATCCTAATGTTCTTCAGGTCACCAATGACCCTAACAAGGGCCCTATTGCTGAATGGGTTAATGACATCGAGTAGTTCGATACCCGTCACGTAGAGGTTCGTGGGTAATTTATTAATTGTTATTGGGGCTATGTCCAGGGCGAAGACCGCGTTCGTGGGCATCTTAATGTACTCAAGGGCCTTCTGGGTAGGTACGTAACCACCGTAGGGCCCCGTCTTAGACTCAATGTACCCCATGGCCCTTAGGGCTACCATGG is a genomic window of Vulcanisaeta souniana JCM 11219 containing:
- the endA gene encoding tRNA-intron lyase, encoding MRLFVGKRSLVFNNYNTPNTVFRGYLIGGAVVVTDINEARKLYSMGFYGKFVNEDKVKLNEVEGVTTPLQLSIVEALYLMDKGLLEILDPNGNKLSRDDLLRAGRNTVTNFDQVYAIYRELKEGGFVVKSGLKFGSLFAVYERGPGIDHAPVLLHFIEPRRAVSALDITRAARLSHSVNKRFVLATQSEVDGKIHYVAFEWWRA
- a CDS encoding CBS domain-containing protein; this translates as MMVEKLPSTYTSILNALVELYMMTKRPIKSRDIAEKLGINEGTVRNSMVALRAMGYIESKTGPYGGYVPTQKALEYIKMPTNAVFALDIAPITINKLPTNLYVTGIELLDVINPFSNRALVRVIGDLKNIRIGDNVKIGPTANSRVIIEGIITEKNEGLRELVISINKLIAIPKVKVETLMSKNVTTIGHGSPLRDAARVFAEKKIRALPVVDDDDRIAGLITTSEIARAYYEGNLNAKVGDYMRRDVPTIDKEADLYDAMKLMTVNKIGRLIVVSGAKPVGIITRTDILQYLASLD